In Theileria equi strain WA chromosome 3, complete sequence, the genomic window AGTTCCCTATCTTCTCAGAAGTGGTAGACTTTTTTATGAAAAGTAGGAGGAGAAGCCATGacaaactacattaaccttgttcattccaAATAGCTGTGGAATAGAGTAGATAAGTCAATGCTTAGCATATCATAGTCGCAAGGCTTCTATCCTGCTGTTATTGCATTATAGAAGTCGATGAGAGAATCTCAcaatggtaactcattcatctgaggatgaattcgcatCACTCTTCCgctcgttacactcattccatagtgatacTCCATAGACACCATCCATTCCTCTTGACCAATTTCCACCAGTTTTGCACTGGAATTCTTGAGGTTTAGGGATGCCACAGCATGAAAAAGCTCACTTTGCCATAAACGACCCATTAATGACCATTAAGGAGACCCGAATGGGACATTTGCCCGTTCTCTTCATGAGTCCCTTGGAGACCCTGATGGCAACCTTTAGTCCCTCCAGATACTTCAGGgtcctcttcttccacagGCTAAGTAGGTGCTACATTAAGACACCCATGGAGCCCATTACTGAGGGTATAGCCAGTAGGAAGAGTGCGGAGCCGGAACTGCTGGTGTTGGCACCatactcttcttccttcagTACACATTTTCTAGAGATTCACAGGATCAAAATGCCAAGGACAAGCGGCTTTACGGAGGCTGAATTGGTGAGTTTCAGGTCTTTTAGAGCCAATTTAACGGGCTCTGCTTCTTTTCGTCTACAATGGCcgtattttggaaaaatctTCACCTAAAACTTGTACAGGCAGCGTTCGAGTGGTCAAAGAACCAGAAAAGGGTGGAAAAACCGCAATATCGCAAGGGTTACGGCTCCAGGAGGAGGTGAGTCTCTCTGTCCCTTTTATTTCCTCTGAAATGCTCTCATAAGTTCCCAAAAGCTCAAGATCTGCAAAACACACTAATCTCTATCGCCTTACCAACTATCACACAAATATACCCATTCATAGGTCATTTAGTGAGACGTCGCAAAGTGACTCGGATTCCTCCGCGGATTACGCGGCAATTAGGGGCTCCAGGCACAGGCATGAAAGGGGAAGTAGACGCTATAGGTCAAGATCTAGGAGCGGAGGCCATATGAGGTCGAAAACTCGCAGGAGACGGTCCCGTTCTTCCTCCAGGTATTTTACATTGACGGCACAAGAGACTGCATTTGCATTTTAGGAGTCATGAACGAGATTATAGAAACCGCTATTCATCCTCTAGGAGCAGTTCCAGAGGCTCTCGTTCGAGGGGTCATAGACTTTTTTCCAGGTACCGTAGTACATCTTCCTCCACTCCAAGGGACCCTTATAATCCGCTAAAACTCGCCCACAGGATGGATAGAGGGAATGTGCGTGGTAGGAGGCAAGGAAATAGTGACAGGGATCGCCGTTCTCCAGAAAGAAGCCAAGATGAGAGATACACAGAATCGCATGTTGAGAAGGATGACGGTAAATGGAAACATGATTTATACGAGAGCGATGGCGAGAGAGCAGCATATGAAGCAGATTTGAGGGCTCAAAAGCAGAACACAGGATACGTTGTTGATACCAGAAAAGGTGCCTGGCGCTCTAGAGCTGGAGGCGTCTACCTATCCCCAAAGGAGGAGGTTGATGAAGATTTGTATGAGAATCGCAAGAGAAGTAGCGGTAGGTCATCTCCCAGTTATGGCCGAGATTGAGTGTATTATAGAATGAATGTAGTTTTTACTATGGAAAATTGTGGGTAGGAACTTGCTATTTTAAACGTGAGTCTAATGCTTCTTGATTGAGGGATGCACATGGCAGCTTTACATCTACGAGTGGAGATTTTATACGAGGAGCTTCATTGCTGGAATACTTACGTGGTACTGGGCATTTATTCCAATAGCATCCGTATGGGCTGAATACTTGACTGTATTTTATACTGGAGACGATGTAATTTATTTTGTTTCAAGTAGGAAGGTTGTCATCAGCGTCTTG contains:
- a CDS encoding hypothetical protein (encoded by transcript BEWA_002040A), whose product is MPRTSGFTEAELAAFEWSKNQKRVEKPQYRKGYGSRRRSFSETSQSDSDSSADYAAIRGSRHRHERGSRRYRSRSRSGGHMRSKTRRRRSRSSSRSSSRGSRSRGHRLFSRYRSTSSSTPRDPYNPLKLAHRMDRGNVRGRRQGNSDRDRRSPERSQDERYTESHVEKDDGKWKHDLYESDGERAAYEADLRAQKQNTGYVVDTRKGAWRSRAGGVYLSPKEEVDEDLYENRKRSSGRSSPSYGRD